A DNA window from Ostrea edulis chromosome 5, xbOstEdul1.1, whole genome shotgun sequence contains the following coding sequences:
- the LOC125651414 gene encoding uncharacterized protein LOC125651414 isoform X1 translates to MWQRIRDYSSAINFTILNFLRKRNYEQFDENGDGQDRFENSQDGSESAERDTVDCITKHTDTCAIIDHVEVHSFSDRQISTFEKESRLSSYDGDTESEVNLDVSVGRSHYTNNVNKRDENESLLLGPRDVKDVVHSYTQNRYKRLEDEDECSEDERDFQITVADETNPVFHSAKDFSKKKKSSKTKRRKKIHIRTGLKKFASSLGKAFVIAHGASILTVEDFTFSKPAGYLMHDLFLNRNSYNLGQA, encoded by the exons ATGTGGCAACGAATTCGAGATTACTCGTCTGCTATAAACTTTACAATTCTAAACTTTCTTCGCAAAAGAAATTACGAACAGTTTGATGAAAATGGCGATGGGCAAGATCGTTTTGAGAATTCCCAAGACGGAAGCGAGTCTGCTGAACGAGATACTGTTGACTGCATTACAAAGCACACAGACACATGCGCAATTATCGACCATGTTGAAGTGCACAGTTTCTCGGACAGACAAATTTCTACATTTGAAAAAGAATCTAGACTTAGTAGCTATGATGGTGATACAGAATCTGAAGTAAATCTGGACGTGTCTGTTGGGCGAAGCCATTACACGAATAATGTGAACAAAAGGGATGAAAATGAGAGTCTTCTTTTGGGTCCACGGGATGTCAAGGACGTTGTCCATAGTTACACTCAGAACAGATACAAAAGACTCGAGGACGAGGATGAGTGTTCCGAGGATGAAAGAGACTTTCAAATAACAGTAGCAGACGAGACGAACCCCGTGTTCCATAGTGCAAAGGATTTCAGTAAAAAGAAGAAATCTAGCAAAACAAAAAGACGCAAAAAG ATTCATATACGTACAGGACTTAAAAAGTTTGCATCATCCTTGGGAAAGGCGTTCGTAATTGCTCACGGTGCTTCGATACTCACAGTAGAAGATTTTACTTTTTCTAAACCAGCAGGGTATTTGATGCATGATTTATTCTTAAACAGAAACTCTTATAACCTTGGCCAAGCTTGA
- the LOC125652619 gene encoding damage-control phosphatase ARMT1-like isoform X2, whose translation MDATEELKFIAGCISKLRNEVQTNKAIISLNDNALDTGVWNASIMAVTEKEGEEPKWFKTPWLYVECYMYRRIQEAVWQCKVLHELDPFEDQKKKAFTDSEEAIEVLLHYLKDLTEKTSTATEEDKEEYLREFLQIALWGNRCDLSISASQENSQTESILDQLHHLEPNILINDTDQVLRCLQSSSKNNNIDIILDNAGFELITDLCLAEILLTCGWANCIRMHGKAMPWFVSDVTSKDFQWTLSSLSTSSRPAMSYFGKLWSQRLENCSWKLTCEDFWTTPYDFAEMKTHASSLYQSFRDTKVMIFKGDLNYRKLLGDLDWNPTTPFEITLRGFHPAPLCALRACKADLIAGLAPGQKETVENQDKKWMVNGNWSVISFCGKSNQ comes from the exons ATG GATGCTACTGAGGAGCTGAAATTCATTGCTGGCTGTATCTCCAAACTGAGGAATGAAGTCCAGACCAACAAAGCAATCATCTCCTTGAATGATAATGCCCTTGACACAGGGGTGTGGAATGCCTCCATAATGGCTGTGACTGAGAAAGAGGGTGAGGAGCCAAAGTGGTTCAAAACGCCCTGGCTTTATGTGGAGTGTTACATGTATCGCAGAATCCAGGAGGCCGTGTGGCAGTG TAAAGTGTTACACGAGCTTGACCCTTTTGAGGATCAGAAAAAAAAGGCGTTTACAGATTCTGAGGAAGCCATCGAAGTTTTGTTACATTACCTGAAGGATCTCACCGAGAAGACATCAACAGCTACAGAGGAGGACAAGGAGGAATATCTACGGGAATTTTTACAG ATTGCCCTATGGGGAAATCGCTGTGATCTTTCAATATCGGCCTCTCAGGAGAATTCCCAGACTGAATCAATCCTGGATCAGTTACACCATCTAGAACCAAACATACTGATCAATGACACAGATCAGGTCCTCCGCTGTCTCCAATCCAGcagtaaaaacaacaacattgatATCATTCTAGACAATGCAGGCTTTGAGCTCATAACTGATCTCTGTTTAGCTGAAATTTTGTTAACTTGTGGATGGGCAAATTGTATCCGTATGCATGGGAAAGCTATGCCTTGGTTCGTCTCAGATGTTACCAGCAAGGACTTTCAATGGACACTCAGTTCTCTGAGTACATCTTCAAGACCAGCTATGTCTTATTTTGGTAAGCTGTGGAGTCAACGATTAGAAAATTGTTCCTGGAAGCTCACCTGTGAAGATTTCTGGACAACTCCATATGATTTTGCTGAAATGAAAACACATGCATCAAGTCTATACCAAAGTTTTAGAGACACAAAAGTAATGATTTTCAAAGGAGATTTGAATTATAGAAAACTTTTAGGGGATTTGGATTGGAATCCTACAACACCATTTGAAATCACACTGAGGGGGTTTCATCCAGCTCCTTTATGTGCTCTAAGGGCATGTAAAGCTGATCTGATAGCAGGACTAGCTCCTGGTCAGAAAGAAACCGTAGAAAATCAGGACAAAAAGTGGATGGTGAATGGAAATTGGTCTGTTATATCATTCTGTGGGAAATCTAATCAGTAA
- the LOC125652619 gene encoding damage-control phosphatase ARMT1-like isoform X1: MEEVLPQPLSAKDKSSFAYLTIKDRLPVILSRVADTVYRKKADIKDSHGEDATEELKFIAGCISKLRNEVQTNKAIISLNDNALDTGVWNASIMAVTEKEGEEPKWFKTPWLYVECYMYRRIQEAVWQCKVLHELDPFEDQKKKAFTDSEEAIEVLLHYLKDLTEKTSTATEEDKEEYLREFLQIALWGNRCDLSISASQENSQTESILDQLHHLEPNILINDTDQVLRCLQSSSKNNNIDIILDNAGFELITDLCLAEILLTCGWANCIRMHGKAMPWFVSDVTSKDFQWTLSSLSTSSRPAMSYFGKLWSQRLENCSWKLTCEDFWTTPYDFAEMKTHASSLYQSFRDTKVMIFKGDLNYRKLLGDLDWNPTTPFEITLRGFHPAPLCALRACKADLIAGLAPGQKETVENQDKKWMVNGNWSVISFCGKSNQ, from the exons ttcATTTGCATATTTGACAATCAAAGACCGACTTCCTGTAATTTTGTCGAGAGTAGCAGACACAGTGTACAGAAAAAAAGCCGACATTAAAGACAGTCATGGTGAG GATGCTACTGAGGAGCTGAAATTCATTGCTGGCTGTATCTCCAAACTGAGGAATGAAGTCCAGACCAACAAAGCAATCATCTCCTTGAATGATAATGCCCTTGACACAGGGGTGTGGAATGCCTCCATAATGGCTGTGACTGAGAAAGAGGGTGAGGAGCCAAAGTGGTTCAAAACGCCCTGGCTTTATGTGGAGTGTTACATGTATCGCAGAATCCAGGAGGCCGTGTGGCAGTG TAAAGTGTTACACGAGCTTGACCCTTTTGAGGATCAGAAAAAAAAGGCGTTTACAGATTCTGAGGAAGCCATCGAAGTTTTGTTACATTACCTGAAGGATCTCACCGAGAAGACATCAACAGCTACAGAGGAGGACAAGGAGGAATATCTACGGGAATTTTTACAG ATTGCCCTATGGGGAAATCGCTGTGATCTTTCAATATCGGCCTCTCAGGAGAATTCCCAGACTGAATCAATCCTGGATCAGTTACACCATCTAGAACCAAACATACTGATCAATGACACAGATCAGGTCCTCCGCTGTCTCCAATCCAGcagtaaaaacaacaacattgatATCATTCTAGACAATGCAGGCTTTGAGCTCATAACTGATCTCTGTTTAGCTGAAATTTTGTTAACTTGTGGATGGGCAAATTGTATCCGTATGCATGGGAAAGCTATGCCTTGGTTCGTCTCAGATGTTACCAGCAAGGACTTTCAATGGACACTCAGTTCTCTGAGTACATCTTCAAGACCAGCTATGTCTTATTTTGGTAAGCTGTGGAGTCAACGATTAGAAAATTGTTCCTGGAAGCTCACCTGTGAAGATTTCTGGACAACTCCATATGATTTTGCTGAAATGAAAACACATGCATCAAGTCTATACCAAAGTTTTAGAGACACAAAAGTAATGATTTTCAAAGGAGATTTGAATTATAGAAAACTTTTAGGGGATTTGGATTGGAATCCTACAACACCATTTGAAATCACACTGAGGGGGTTTCATCCAGCTCCTTTATGTGCTCTAAGGGCATGTAAAGCTGATCTGATAGCAGGACTAGCTCCTGGTCAGAAAGAAACCGTAGAAAATCAGGACAAAAAGTGGATGGTGAATGGAAATTGGTCTGTTATATCATTCTGTGGGAAATCTAATCAGTAA
- the LOC125651414 gene encoding uncharacterized protein LOC125651414 isoform X2 encodes MWQRIRDYSSAINFTILNFLRKRNYEQFDENGDGQDRFENSQDGSESAERDTVDCITKHTDTCAIIDHVEVHSFSDRQISTFEKESRLSSYDGDTESEVNLDVSVGRSHYTNNVNKRDENESLLLGPRDVKDVVHSYTQNRYKRLEDEDECSEDERDFQITVADETNPVFHSAKDFSKKKKSSKTKRRKKIAKMTRRSIRGSWKWLKQGVMGYAGGLATANLFMLFHTRQ; translated from the exons ATGTGGCAACGAATTCGAGATTACTCGTCTGCTATAAACTTTACAATTCTAAACTTTCTTCGCAAAAGAAATTACGAACAGTTTGATGAAAATGGCGATGGGCAAGATCGTTTTGAGAATTCCCAAGACGGAAGCGAGTCTGCTGAACGAGATACTGTTGACTGCATTACAAAGCACACAGACACATGCGCAATTATCGACCATGTTGAAGTGCACAGTTTCTCGGACAGACAAATTTCTACATTTGAAAAAGAATCTAGACTTAGTAGCTATGATGGTGATACAGAATCTGAAGTAAATCTGGACGTGTCTGTTGGGCGAAGCCATTACACGAATAATGTGAACAAAAGGGATGAAAATGAGAGTCTTCTTTTGGGTCCACGGGATGTCAAGGACGTTGTCCATAGTTACACTCAGAACAGATACAAAAGACTCGAGGACGAGGATGAGTGTTCCGAGGATGAAAGAGACTTTCAAATAACAGTAGCAGACGAGACGAACCCCGTGTTCCATAGTGCAAAGGATTTCAGTAAAAAGAAGAAATCTAGCAAAACAAAAAGACGCAAAAAG ATTGCCAAAATGACGAGACGATCTATCCGCGGGTCCTGGAAGTGGTTAAAACAGGGTGTGATGGGATATGCTGGTGGGCTAGCCACTGCCAATTTGTTCATGCTTTTTCATACAAGACAATAA